One Leuconostoc mesenteroides subsp. mesenteroides ATCC 8293 genomic window, TTGACGCATTGCGTAAGCTTGAATTGCCATCAGGTGTTGCAATTGAAATCAAGTTGTAATCCATAACGGATATAACTTTCATGCCTCATTGAGGCAAAATTAAAATAAGAAAAATATTTAAGGAGATTAGTCATGACTAAAGGTATCTTAGGCCGCAAAGTCGGTATGACTCAGGTTTTTACAGAATCTGGTGAATTGATCGCCGTGACTGCTGTTGAAGCAACACCAAACGTCGTTTTGCAAGTAAAAAATGCAGAAACAGACGGATACAGTGCTATTCAACTTGGTTACCAAGACAAGCGCACAGTTTTGTCAAACAAACCTGAACAAGGCCATGCTTCAAAAGCAAATACGGCCCCTAAGCGCTACGTTCGTGAAATCCGCAATGCGGGAGACGAATTTAACGTTGGGGATGAGATTAAGGTTGACACATTCCAAGCGGGCGAATACGTCGACGTAACAGGAATCACGAAGGGACATGGTTTCCAAGGTGCTATCAAGCGTTTGGGACAGTCTCGTGGTCCTATGACTCACGGTTCTCGTTACCACCGTCGCCCAGGTTCAATGGGTGCTATTATTAACCGCGTTTTCAAGGGTAAGCTTTTGCCAGGACGTATGGGTAATAATAAGCGAACAATGCAAAATATTGCCATTGTTCATGTTGATGTTGAAAACAATTTGTTGCTTTTGAAGGGTAACGTACCTGGTGCTAACAAATCACTTTTGACAGTCAAATCAACTGTAAAAGTAAACGCAAAGCATCCTGAAGTTAAGATGGCTAATGCATCTGCATCTGCTACTAACTCAGAAGAAGCTTAATATAAATTATATAGAAAGGAGAACAATCAATCATGACTAAAGTTGCTGTATTAAAGCAAGATGGTAGTCAAGCTGCAGAAATTGAATTAAATGACGCAGTATTCGCCATCGAACCTAACAACGCCGTTATTACTGATGCAGTATTGATGCAACGCGCATCATTGCGTCAAGGTACACATGCTGTTAAGAATCGTTCTGCGGTTTCTGGTGGTGGACGTAAGCCTTGGAAGCAAAAGGGTACTGGTCGTGCACGTGCCGGTTCAATTCGTGAACCTCAGTTCCGTGGTGGTGGAATTGTTTTCGGACCTTCACCACGTTCATATGCTTACCGTATTAACCGTAAGGCATATCAATTGGCATTAAAGTC contains:
- the rplC gene encoding 50S ribosomal protein L3; the protein is MTKGILGRKVGMTQVFTESGELIAVTAVEATPNVVLQVKNAETDGYSAIQLGYQDKRTVLSNKPEQGHASKANTAPKRYVREIRNAGDEFNVGDEIKVDTFQAGEYVDVTGITKGHGFQGAIKRLGQSRGPMTHGSRYHRRPGSMGAIINRVFKGKLLPGRMGNNKRTMQNIAIVHVDVENNLLLLKGNVPGANKSLLTVKSTVKVNAKHPEVKMANASASATNSEEA
- the rplD gene encoding 50S ribosomal protein L4, whose product is MTKVAVLKQDGSQAAEIELNDAVFAIEPNNAVITDAVLMQRASLRQGTHAVKNRSAVSGGGRKPWKQKGTGRARAGSIREPQFRGGGIVFGPSPRSYAYRINRKAYQLALKSVLSQKVADNKLVVVDALSFEAPKTQDFKKVLANLSADKKTLVVVDEDNENAILSARNLANVQVMTTKGINVLDVVNADKLVIVQSSIEEIQGGLA